The sequence below is a genomic window from Acetobacteroides hydrogenigenes.
TGTTGATTACAATGCTACCCTTAAGCTCGATCCTAAGCAGCCCGAAGCCTACTACAACCGTGGAATATCGCGCGTAAATACCAACGACATGAAAGGTGCATGCTCCGATTTTGATGCCGCAATCAAAATGGGATACGCTCCCGCCAAGGAGATGAAGATTATCTACTGCGGTAAAATCTAGAATGATGAAAAGGACGATCTTAACCCTAATCCTGTTGGTGGTATGTGCTTTTGCTTTTGGTCAGACCAAAAAAGCTAAGCGTGATACGCTTTACACCATTACCCAGTCGCGTATTCACATAAAAGATGGGCAGCCTACCAACACGTTCGACATCATTAACCTAAAGTGGGCCGATACGTTGTGGCACGTTTCGCGCGATTTAGATATGGAGCAACCCAATCTTGCCATCAACAACTACCGATGGTTCTTTTACGATAAGGATAAGAACCTTATTCGCTTTGAGCGCTACTTGGCTCAGAAGCTCGATAGGAGGATTGTTTATAAGCTGAATAATGGGTTGGTTAGCGAACGCGAACACTATCAGTTAAGCGGCAATGACACCGTTTTGGTTCGTCGTGATTTGTTGACAAGAGGAGGTAACGGTTGGGTATCTAAAATAAAGGTAGTTGATGCTAAAGGTAAAACTATTGCTACCGAATCGTACAGCTACGATGCTCGAGGTAATGAGGTTAAGATGAAAGCATCTATGAAGGTAGTTTTAGATGCCGATTCGGTGCTTAGCCGTCAGACTACCTATACTTACGACTCTGCTGGACGTATTGCTACTAGGAATGTAAAGCTGGTTAAGTCAGATAAGTCGAAGGATTTTACAGCTTACGTATATACGTACAATAAGGATGGCAAGCTGCAGCTAACAACAAGGTACGATGCTTTTGGAAAGATGCTCGGGAAGGAGGAGATTGTCTACTACTCGGGTCGTGTTTCGCAGCGCAAGTACTACGATGATAAAGGTGTGCTGTATGAGAATATGGCCTACCGTTACCGCAAGTTTGGTGCCTCGCTCGACAATGATATGTACTAGTTGACCCCATCATCAATATTAATAAAAAGAGCATCTTTTGGATGCTCTTTTTATTTGGAGTATTCGGTTGTTGCTAAGCTTTTTCTTCTGCGGGAATTAGCTTCGACAGTAGCACTGAAATCGTGACAGTTCCAAGGATAAAGAGCAGCGAAACGCTGATTGGTATCTCGTAAATGCTCGAAATGCACATCTTGATGCCCACAAAGGCGAGGATGGCGGCTAGGCCAAACTTTAGGTAGCGGAATAACCCCATTACCTCGGATACGGCAAAGTATAGCGAGCGAAGCCCCATTATGGCAAAAATATTCGAGGTAAATACGATGTAGGTATCGTTAGATATTGAAAGAATTGCAGGGATCGAGTCTACTGCAAAAATTAAATCAGAAATCTCTATTAGCAGCAGCACAATGAAAAGCGGCGTTATGTGTAGCTTTTTGTCGATGCGCCTGAAGAAGCTACCCTTTTCGTCGTTTGATGCTACTGGATAAATACGCTTAACCCATTTTACAACAGGATTTTTATCGGGATGAACTTCCTTGTCGTCATCTTCGAATAGCATCTTTATGCCGGTGTATATAAGAAAGGCGCCAAAAATGTAGATAATCCAGTGAAATTGGTTGATAAGAGCCACTCCTGCAAAGATGAATATTGCGCGTAGTACAATAGCACCTAATACGCCCCAGAATAGAACTCTGTGCTGAAGTTTCGATTCTACCTTAAAAAATCCGAATAGAAGAATGAAGACAAAAAGGTTGTCTATGCTCAGAGATTTTTCAACTACATATCCGGTTAGAAATTCGAGCGCTTTTTGCTGGCCAAGGGTGTAGTATATGCCAACGTTGAAAACCAGAGCAAGGGTGATCCATATGGCGCTCCATATTAGCGCCTCTTTAACCTTAACGGTGTGCTGTTTACGGTGGAAAACGCCTAAGTCGAGAGCCAGCATAACAACTACGAACAGGTTGAATCCGATCCACATTAACGCATTTGTACTCATTTAATCGAGAATCTTTTTTTGTTTAAAGCATTTCGTGCAATAGCAAGGTATTGTGCTGATGTACTATCGAGTTGCTATTGCAGTTGAGGCGCAAAGATATTTAAATACAGAAACTTTTCGGCTTATTTTTTACTAAGCACTTTGGCTTTTTGAATCAGCTTATTATCCTTTTTTGCTAGGTAAGAATATTTGCAAAACACGTGTGCTTTTATTCGAGAATAGCCATGATTTTCTAAACGTTAAGGGCGTTGGCAAAAATACCGATAATTTGTTGGGTTGGTTCGCAGCCGATGGATATCCGAAGCATTTCGGGGTTGATCCCCTTACTGTATAGCGCTTGTTTACCTTCCTCGCTCCTCATTAGCTTATAGTTTGCTATGTAGAAGTAGGGCATTACAAGAGTAAAGTCGGTGCCCATGCTAGGTCCTTTGGGGAGTAGGAGCTTATCGTAAACCTTTTCTAAAGGAAATTCAAATTCAACGGATACAATAGGGGAGTAGCAGCCATCGCTACATTCGATTTTCCTGTAGTTATCAATGTTCTCTATGCTATGCGACCAGCGGACCTTTTTTACGTTTGGGTGGTTGCTAAAGAATGCAACTAGTTCTCGAACGCTTTCCCGAGCCCAACTTACTCTTAGCAAGTAGCCTTTTATGGTGTAAGCCAATCGCTGAGCATCTCGAAGGTAGAACGGTTCGCCCCATTGGGGTAGGAGTGCAGAGAGGTTATTGTAGAAGATGGAACTCTGGCTCAAGATGGCAGCACCTCCCATAACTTCTCCAGAACCAGATGCGAATTTGGTTAGGCTTTCTACTGCAACATCACAAAAGGGAAGTACGTTTAGGTTAATGTGTGGTCCCAAGGAAACATCCACAACCAGGGGGATGTTGTATCGGCTTGCTATTTTCTTGAGTTGAGGAAGGTCGCAAATCTCTAGAAATGGGTTAGTAGGTACTTCGGTGAATATTGCTGCTACTTTAGATCCCTTTTCATTAAGAATCCTTTCAAGTGTATTTAAGTCATAAACAGATTCGATGCAGAGGTATTCCTTGCTATACTCCTTAAGTATTTCTGCAGTACCAAAGTAAATCTGTCCGAACTGGATAAAAAGTTGTCGTTGAGTTTGGTCTCCTTGAGTTTTAAACGCCGTGAAGGTTGAATAAAGAGCATTCATCCCAGAGGAATAGAGAAAGATCTGATCTTGATCTATATTGTAAAGCCTGCTTAGCGTTGTTTTTATGCTACCATCAGGATTTGTCTCAACGATATCTTCATGGAATTGTTGTTCTAGGAGTTTTTGTCGTATCAAAAAATCTTCAATTTGTCGGGAATAGGCTTTACATCCTGTTCGTCTGATGAAGGATAGAATGCTTACAAGATTGGGATGGTTGTAGGGGATTGTTATAAAGGTTAGCCCATCGAAGTAACGAATGGGATGATCTTCTTTTGCAAAATGAACAACATGCTCTGCGCATCTTCTGGAGGGCATTAGAAGGATGTTCTGATCGCCACCAATAGTTAATACCTTTCGAATAAAGGCAGAAGCCATTTGCTCGTAAGGGTGCGTATAGAATCGGGGATATCCAGAGAATATACTGTTGCTCCAACCGTTCTTGTTCTCCTTATAGGCAAGCACATCGGCAATAGTAGGAAGACTAACCGAAACGGCATGTGGTGTATGTGTGGGTATTGATTTACCGCAAGCAATATAAAAATGACTTTTCAATGGAAGGAAGCATATAAAGGATAGATGAATATTTTGTGGCTCTAAAATACAAAAAATATGTTAATGCCATGGTTGTTCCTAAAATTAATCCTTGCTATGTTGCTTTTTATGAAGCATTCACCTTTATCAGGAGAAGGAGGCATTTAGCAATGGGAAAGTTAAAGAGCACTATTGTCTTTGCTTTAGATTAAGCATAGGTGTATTCTATCTATACAAGAAAAGGGTCTCCATCTGACTTGTGGAGACCCTTTATTATGCTTGTCTGTAAAGAGTTACTTAACCTTACCCATCCACTTACGTATGCGAATTTGTAATCCAACAAATAGGCTAAAGGTTACCGGAACAATTACCAGCGTTAGGAAGGTTGCAAACGAAAGACCAAAAATGATTGCCCAAGAAAGCGGTGACCACATGGCTACGCTATCCCCTCCAAAGTATATGTTCGGATCAAAACGAGTAAATAGTCCTACAAAATCTATGTTAAGGCCTATGGCCATAGGCATTAATCCAAGTAGTGTTGTAATCGCAGTAAGGAGAACCGGACGAAGGCGGGTTTTTCCAGCTTTGGCGATGATTGCCTTATTCTCTTCTTTAGGTATATCAAGTGGATCTGATAGCCCCAGCTCTTTGGTTTTTTTGCTTCGAAGCAGTAGGATATAATCGATGAGTACAATCCCGTTGTTAACAACTACACCTGCTAGTGAAACGATACCAATGCCCGTCATGATAACTACAAAGTCCATCTTAAAGGTGGCAATGCCACCGAAGACACCAATAAGCGAGAAGATTACTGTAGTCATGATAATCAACGGATAGGCTACCGAGTTGAACTGCGACACCATAATGAGGTAGATAAGCGCACAGGCTATCATCATAGCATTTGCAAGGAATGCCATTGACTCGGCTTGTTCCTCCTGCTCGCCAGTAAATGCAAAGGTATAGCCTTCGGGCATCTTAAAGTTCGTTAGAAGCATCTTGAGCTGCTGGTTGATGTCGTTGGCGTTGTAGCCCTCTATAACGTTTGACCATACGGTTACAACACGCTTGCGATCCTTATGCTTAACCGATCCATAGGTGTCGCTATACCTAAAGTTGGCAACCGAAGAAAGAGGAATTTGGATCATCTTCCCGTTATCCCTAAAGGAAATCTTTTGGTTGAGCAACGCAGACAGGTTGTAACGGTAGGTATCGCTATAGCGTAGCTGGATGGGATGGTCCTCATCCTTGTCCTTAAACTTAGAAACCTCTTTACCGTAGAGTGCTGTACGAACGGCCATCCCAATTTGAGCGGTGGAGAGTCCAAAGCGGCGAGCCTTGTCTCTGTCTATCTCAATCAGCAGCTCGGGTTTGCCAACTTCTAAGTCTACCTTTAACCCTTCAATACCATCAATGCGCTTAGAGTTGATAAACCCAATGAGCGAATCCGATAGGTTGAGTATCTGACCAAAGTCTTCGCCGGATACTTCTATGTTAATTGGCTTTCCAACTGGAGGCCCGTCTTCGGCTCTTTCTACGTTAATAATAACCCCTGGATATTTTCCTACCAGCGCATTCGAGAGTTGCTGTAGAACGTCGGTTGTATTTACCCCCTTTCTATCAGCATAATCTACGAAGGTAATGGTTGTTGTTCCTTTGTTAATCATATCGCTAGGCGTAAAGTCGCCCGAACGGGTTACTTTGCCTACGGTAGAAAGAACCGATTTTACGATCTGACGGTTGGGCTTTAGGATTGCGTTTACATCCTTTTCTACCATGCGCATTACCGAATCGGTTGCCGTTAAGTCCGACCCGATAGGAAGTTCCGTTATAACATTAATGTATCCAGGATCTCCCTGAGGAAAGAACTCAACTTTTGGTTGTCTTAGCCCAAATAGGATAAAAGTGAAAATAAGAAGAACAACAGTACCTCCAAAAAACCAGCGAGGATGGCGTCCTCTTAGAGCATAGCTAATAGACCTTTCGTAGAAACTTTCTAAACGAGAAAGAGCCTCTTCCTGGAACCAGAATTGAGCCTTATGGAAGTAAAGCATATTCAGGAAGATGATTAGCCCGATGATAAGCAAAATGTTGGCGAAAGCATATATCCCAAGCAGGTAGAACAGAGCGGCAGCTCCAAAGAAGATATAAGATATGCGGTACATCTTGCGCTTCTTCTCGGGGGTAATAAGCTTGTTCTCCATTTTAATAAAGGTTGCCGCAAAAACGGGTACAATTACTAAAGCAACAAAGAGGGATGCCGTAAGTACTACAATAAGCGTCATCGGCAGGTACTTCATGAACTCACCCATAATTCCCTCCCAGAATACAAGGGGTAGGAATGCAGCCAAGGTTGTTGCCGTTGATGAGATTACGGGGTATGCAATTTCTCCAGTTCCTAGTCGGGCGGCATCGTAGGCCGAGTAGCCATTATTGTAATATCGGTAGATATTTTCTACGACAACAATTGCATTATCCACCAGCATTCCTAATGCGAGGATGAGCGAGAAGAGCACCATCATGTTAATGGTGTAGCCCATCGATTTAAGCACAATAAAGGAAAGAATCATGGAGAGGGGAATGGCACTTGCAACCATAAAGGCGTTTCGGGTACCCAAGAAGTAGTACAATACCAGCAGGACGAAGATTACCCCCATAAGCATGTTGTTCTCCAAATCGGCAATTTGCTTACGGATATGATCGCTCTGATCGTTGGTAGTCGTAATCTTAAGGTTTGCTGGGAGTACCTTATTCTCCTTTTCCTTCTTCAGTATTTCGTATACACTGTCGGTTCCTTCGAGTAGGTTTTCTCCGCTCTTCTTTACCACCTGAATAGACAGGACTGACTCATTATTGAGGCGCGTAATGGATTTTGCTTCTTCGAAGCCATCTACCACTTCTGCTACATCTTTAAGGTATACTGTTTTTTCGTTTTCGCGTTCAACGATAATGTTCTCAATATCGGCCATGTTCTTAAACTCACCATCGATACGAATGGAGCGGCGGGCCTTTGATAGCTTAATTTCGCCACCCGACATCGATAGGTTTTCACCTCTTATGGCATTCTCAATATCGTCGAAGGTAAGTCCGGCAGCCTCCATTTTAATGAGGTCGACATTTACCTTGATTTCTCGTTCCTCAACCCCCTTTATTTCGGCTTTGGAGATTTGGGGAAGGGCTTCGAACTTATCCTGTAGGTAATCGGCGTACTTTTTGAGCTCCTGTATGCTAAAGTCTCCCGAAATGTTGACGTTGATGATCGGGAATTCCGAGAAGTCGATGTCGTTTACGATGGGATCCTCGAGAAGGTCGTTTGGCAGGTTGCGCTTGGCCTTGTCTACAGCGTCTTTAACATCTTGTTTGGCCTGTTTAACCTCTACGTTGGTGTTAAACTCTACCACAACCAGCGATACATCCTGAAGCGAAGTAGAGGTTACTTTCTTAACCCCTTTAATGGTTTCAACCTCCTTCTCGATATGGCGGGTAATAAGGTTTTCAATATCAACAGGTGGATTACCGGGGTAAACCGTTTGTACCATTATGGTGGGGATCACAATTTCGGGGAACAGCTCCTTGGGCATCGAAGTGTACGAGAACGCACCAACGATGGCCAAAAGCGCCGTTGCCAGAAAGACGGTGATCTTATTCTTGAGCGACCAGTTGGAAAGCCCAAAGGTCCTAATTTTGCTCTCGCTTGTTTTTTCTGACATATGATCTTAAGTTATTCGGTATGCCTAACGAATCACTACGGGACTACCGTTGCTTACTTGGGCAAACCCCGCAATAATCACCTTGTCTCCAGCCTTGATGCCCGATTGGATGGTGGAGTTGTCCTGATAGTTCGTTCCTACTTTTACGTAAACCTTTTTGGCTACAAACCCTTTTGTAGTTTGTTCTGCGATAAATAGGAAGCTTCCTTTAGCATCCTGCTTTACAACAATAGAAGGAACCACTAAGGCTGTCATCTCGTGAGATGCCTTTAGGCGTAGGTTGGCTATCTGATTTGGAAGAATGGTGTTGTTTGGATTAGCCGCTAAAAGCTCCACTTTAAAGGTTCTGGTGCTCATATCTACCACTTTGCCGGTTCGGTTTACGGGTAAGGTTAGGGTTAATCCAGGTGTTGATGGAAAGTTAACCTCTACCTTTTCTCCTTTGCGGATTGTATTCGAATAGGTTTCCGAAATATCGGCAGTAATTCTTAGGCGAGATGGATTTACAATGTGAGCAACGGTTATCCCGGGAGATGCAAGCTCTCCTTCCTTCATTAGGATATCGTCAACAATGCCGTCAAAAGGAGCCTTTAGGGTAGACATGGCTAGCTGAGCTTTAGTGGTTGCCTTTCGGCGTTCTAAGCTCTCTAAGCGATTCTTGGCCTCAAGATACTGGATCTCAGATCCTACCTTTTGAGCCCATAGCGCTTTTTGCTTGTTGTATACGTCTCTTGCCAGCTCTATTTGAGTTTCTATTTCCGAAATACTATTTTCTATTGTTTCGCTGCTAAGGCTGGCAATAGCTTGTCCTTTTCGGACTTGTTGGCCTCGTTCCACATAGATAGTACGAATAATTCCGGGGGTTTCGGCGCTAACCTTTGCATCTTTAACAGCCTCGACGGTGGCGCTAAATTCAATGTAGCTGTCGAATGCTTCGGGCTTTAGCTGCTTTACCTTAATAGGTATCATTCCGGCCTCTGTTTTTTCTCCGGCAACCGTTTCAAGCTGTTTCTCCAGCTCGTTTATTTGATTATCTATGGTTATGCTCTGCTCACGAAGCGATGCAATCTGCTTTCGAATGGATTCAGCATCATTTCCTCCGTTAGAGCACGAGATTACCAAGCTGGCTGCGGCTACTAGGAGTAATGTCTTTCTCATATTGGTGTTGTTTTTACGTTTTCTATAAGTTGTTCGTGATCTTGTCGAGGCGAATCTTTGCGTTAAGTAGTTCGAATTCTACGTTGTAAAGGTTGCTTACGGCCTGTAGCAGCTTGTCGTTTGCTTGCGTGAGGTCCATGCTCGAGGCCATACCGTTGTTAAACTTGATGGTCATATCCTTTAGTACCTTTTGGGCTAGGGTTTGGCTTTTCTTGCTATTCTGGTACTTTTCCCAGGCCGTATTAAAGTCTTCCTTGGCTTGCTGGTATTCCATGGTAAGCGACCGTGCAACCTGCTCCTTGGCGTTCTCGGCTTTGCTCATTTCGATCTTCGCCTGTCCTACCTTCGAGTAGCGTTGTCCGCTGCTAAATATCGGAAGGCTAATGCTAAGACCAAACAGGTTGGTTGGTTGGAAGTTGAACGATTGATCGTTTAGGTACTTCTGGTACTGGTAGAATCCGGCAATGGTTGGAAGATAGCTTGCCAGCTCGTTTTTGTAAAGGAGCTTTTTTGCCTTTATGTTGGTAACGGTCATGTTGTAGTCGATGTTCTTCTCGAGAGAGAATTGTGTTTCAAGGATTCTCTCGCGGTTAATGCCACGAACAATATCTTCCAGCTTATCGGTAAGGTCAACCTGGGTTTCGAGTTCGAGCCCCATTTGGAAGTTGAGCAGCCTGCGGGCAACCTGTTCCTGACGCTGAATGGTAGAAAGCGAGATGTTTAGATCGTTAACCGCAATACTGAGCTGATCTACCGATGTTTCTTCGGTAAACCCTTTCTCGAACATCTTTTGGGTATCGTTCAGCAGCTTGTTGAGGTTCTCCAAATTCCCCTTTAGCACTTCGCCTGTTTGGCTGGTAAGGAGTATAAGGTAGTACGATTGTGCTACGGCGCTGCGCACGTCAATGCGGGTTTTCTCCAGGCTCTGCTCCATTATCTGCTTGTAAGTTTTGGAGGCTTGGAGCCCAACAATATACGATCCGCTAAATATTAACTGCGATACCGTTGCCGTAATGCTCGACGACGACTTTGTTCCAATTTTTATTGGAGGCGAGTTGGGATCGAACTGAATCTCGGGTAGCGAGGCGGGGTTGTGGGTGAAGCTGTACTTAGCATCAGCTTGCGGAAGTCCAATGGCTGTGGTTTCCCAAATCTTCTTTCTTGCAGCTTCTAAATCGTAGCTGGCATCCTTTATGGTAAGGGAGTTTTGCATGGCAATCTCCTGTGCCTGAGAAAGGGTAAGTACCTTTTTCTCGGCAAGGTTGTCTGCTGCAAATGATCCGCTTACCACGAGCATTAGCGCCAGTGTAAGAACTGCGGTTACCTGTTTCATGCTTCTTGTAAGAGATTAATTTTAAAATTTACTGACTTTCTTAGGTGTTCTAAC
It includes:
- a CDS encoding PLP-dependent transferase, whose protein sequence is MKSHFYIACGKSIPTHTPHAVSVSLPTIADVLAYKENKNGWSNSIFSGYPRFYTHPYEQMASAFIRKVLTIGGDQNILLMPSRRCAEHVVHFAKEDHPIRYFDGLTFITIPYNHPNLVSILSFIRRTGCKAYSRQIEDFLIRQKLLEQQFHEDIVETNPDGSIKTTLSRLYNIDQDQIFLYSSGMNALYSTFTAFKTQGDQTQRQLFIQFGQIYFGTAEILKEYSKEYLCIESVYDLNTLERILNEKGSKVAAIFTEVPTNPFLEICDLPQLKKIASRYNIPLVVDVSLGPHINLNVLPFCDVAVESLTKFASGSGEVMGGAAILSQSSIFYNNLSALLPQWGEPFYLRDAQRLAYTIKGYLLRVSWARESVRELVAFFSNHPNVKKVRWSHSIENIDNYRKIECSDGCYSPIVSVEFEFPLEKVYDKLLLPKGPSMGTDFTLVMPYFYIANYKLMRSEEGKQALYSKGINPEMLRISIGCEPTQQIIGIFANALNV
- a CDS encoding TolC family protein; amino-acid sequence: MKQVTAVLTLALMLVVSGSFAADNLAEKKVLTLSQAQEIAMQNSLTIKDASYDLEAARKKIWETTAIGLPQADAKYSFTHNPASLPEIQFDPNSPPIKIGTKSSSSITATVSQLIFSGSYIVGLQASKTYKQIMEQSLEKTRIDVRSAVAQSYYLILLTSQTGEVLKGNLENLNKLLNDTQKMFEKGFTEETSVDQLSIAVNDLNISLSTIQRQEQVARRLLNFQMGLELETQVDLTDKLEDIVRGINRERILETQFSLEKNIDYNMTVTNIKAKKLLYKNELASYLPTIAGFYQYQKYLNDQSFNFQPTNLFGLSISLPIFSSGQRYSKVGQAKIEMSKAENAKEQVARSLTMEYQQAKEDFNTAWEKYQNSKKSQTLAQKVLKDMTIKFNNGMASSMDLTQANDKLLQAVSNLYNVEFELLNAKIRLDKITNNL
- a CDS encoding TerC family protein, giving the protein MSTNALMWIGFNLFVVVMLALDLGVFHRKQHTVKVKEALIWSAIWITLALVFNVGIYYTLGQQKALEFLTGYVVEKSLSIDNLFVFILLFGFFKVESKLQHRVLFWGVLGAIVLRAIFIFAGVALINQFHWIIYIFGAFLIYTGIKMLFEDDDKEVHPDKNPVVKWVKRIYPVASNDEKGSFFRRIDKKLHITPLFIVLLLIEISDLIFAVDSIPAILSISNDTYIVFTSNIFAIMGLRSLYFAVSEVMGLFRYLKFGLAAILAFVGIKMCISSIYEIPISVSLLFILGTVTISVLLSKLIPAEEKA
- a CDS encoding efflux RND transporter periplasmic adaptor subunit; the encoded protein is MRKTLLLVAAASLVISCSNGGNDAESIRKQIASLREQSITIDNQINELEKQLETVAGEKTEAGMIPIKVKQLKPEAFDSYIEFSATVEAVKDAKVSAETPGIIRTIYVERGQQVRKGQAIASLSSETIENSISEIETQIELARDVYNKQKALWAQKVGSEIQYLEAKNRLESLERRKATTKAQLAMSTLKAPFDGIVDDILMKEGELASPGITVAHIVNPSRLRITADISETYSNTIRKGEKVEVNFPSTPGLTLTLPVNRTGKVVDMSTRTFKVELLAANPNNTILPNQIANLRLKASHEMTALVVPSIVVKQDAKGSFLFIAEQTTKGFVAKKVYVKVGTNYQDNSTIQSGIKAGDKVIIAGFAQVSNGSPVVIR
- a CDS encoding efflux RND transporter permease subunit codes for the protein MSEKTSESKIRTFGLSNWSLKNKITVFLATALLAIVGAFSYTSMPKELFPEIVIPTIMVQTVYPGNPPVDIENLITRHIEKEVETIKGVKKVTSTSLQDVSLVVVEFNTNVEVKQAKQDVKDAVDKAKRNLPNDLLEDPIVNDIDFSEFPIINVNISGDFSIQELKKYADYLQDKFEALPQISKAEIKGVEEREIKVNVDLIKMEAAGLTFDDIENAIRGENLSMSGGEIKLSKARRSIRIDGEFKNMADIENIIVERENEKTVYLKDVAEVVDGFEEAKSITRLNNESVLSIQVVKKSGENLLEGTDSVYEILKKEKENKVLPANLKITTTNDQSDHIRKQIADLENNMLMGVIFVLLVLYYFLGTRNAFMVASAIPLSMILSFIVLKSMGYTINMMVLFSLILALGMLVDNAIVVVENIYRYYNNGYSAYDAARLGTGEIAYPVISSTATTLAAFLPLVFWEGIMGEFMKYLPMTLIVVLTASLFVALVIVPVFAATFIKMENKLITPEKKRKMYRISYIFFGAAALFYLLGIYAFANILLIIGLIIFLNMLYFHKAQFWFQEEALSRLESFYERSISYALRGRHPRWFFGGTVVLLIFTFILFGLRQPKVEFFPQGDPGYINVITELPIGSDLTATDSVMRMVEKDVNAILKPNRQIVKSVLSTVGKVTRSGDFTPSDMINKGTTTITFVDYADRKGVNTTDVLQQLSNALVGKYPGVIINVERAEDGPPVGKPINIEVSGEDFGQILNLSDSLIGFINSKRIDGIEGLKVDLEVGKPELLIEIDRDKARRFGLSTAQIGMAVRTALYGKEVSKFKDKDEDHPIQLRYSDTYRYNLSALLNQKISFRDNGKMIQIPLSSVANFRYSDTYGSVKHKDRKRVVTVWSNVIEGYNANDINQQLKMLLTNFKMPEGYTFAFTGEQEEQAESMAFLANAMMIACALIYLIMVSQFNSVAYPLIIMTTVIFSLIGVFGGIATFKMDFVVIMTGIGIVSLAGVVVNNGIVLIDYILLLRSKKTKELGLSDPLDIPKEENKAIIAKAGKTRLRPVLLTAITTLLGLMPMAIGLNIDFVGLFTRFDPNIYFGGDSVAMWSPLSWAIIFGLSFATFLTLVIVPVTFSLFVGLQIRIRKWMGKVK